The Aedes albopictus strain Foshan chromosome 2, AalbF5, whole genome shotgun sequence region tcgtaaccttactttttacctgttcaacgaccctaaaacttgcaattgcggaGGGTTCAGTATCAGAATCAAGTTGCAAATGGACGCAAACGgcaattctcgtcattttctacaaattacaagccagtttgttgagaaaattcaaaaatgtatattcgttgaacaggtagatttgaggttagggaatcgccactggttaaatatatgccaaacatctttattgaataccgtaaagtgacccgagTTATACCATTAACAAAGTGtggtgaaatatagagatttcctaattgatgatattactttgcatgcgtaggtaaacaataaaagtttttagcctatggtgccaaagctctcgagcagatccacgtttcctcgaaaactgtgccttgtatataaataatcaccattgcattGCAGtccagaacaaacgaaaacatcatttcaaaccaacaaaaataacttactcactaaactcaccgtgggtaaaatgagtaactcacgcgtgagtatactcatacgcgagtaactcacagcgtgagcaatactcgcaaatgagtaaggtgagtgagtattttttactcgtaagcatgagtttcgcaacactgacCCACTCCATTGATTGCAACACCACACTGAGCAACTTTACCTACGGATGCTGATGGTAGTCGCTGATAAAGCGCATAAAGAGATTACATGTGTACACTTTTGCCACTGACTTATCCACATCCAGCTGATTGGTTGATGATGTACATCTCGCTTGTACTGTTATATGGGCGAAACGGTTTCCCTTTATCATTTGAATCAGTATAGGCAATTCCAAAAAAAAGTTTACGGTGTCGACGGTGCATTTCCGTAACGAAAGAGACGATAAGTGCAGTTACGCCTTTTCATGTGCTAACCACGAGACTTACATCGCCACAGACAGAAAGTTGCGGAAAAATCGCCAAAGGTTCAGTCTGCATTAATCACAAGATTGAGACTATGATCATTAACAGTCATATTTTAGATACTGATgatttttatatccttcaaaggaagaataataaagatgtttacaagtccaaggcttgtgcagtctctgctgtgtagtccaatgaccacccgtatttatactaccttaggctagaccttaggtagacataattaatcatacctagatatttaggtactgtcatgaatagtatttcatgtaggtagatatccaatgcacacaaccattaggtagacactacaatgATATGTACTAAAGACACACTCAACTATTCCGATTTACGATACAGACATTTTATTCTCTAATGTTCACGCATTAGGCTCGAATTTGAAATTTATTATATTATTAATTTTATTGCAGAGTTTTTACCATTCCAAAGTAATGTTTGTAGTAACAAGCTACAACAACTATGTCAATTCAGACAGCGTTCCTTGCATTACGAATTAAACCGCAACATGACTTTTGTCAAACTGATAAAACATGTAAAATTGTGTTAGGCTGATCACGTCCAATAAAACGTGCAATTGTGATTAGTTTTGAATCTATTGAGAAACACTGAACTAGACCTTTCACGAAAGTGCGGCTTTCATTGTACCGCAACCGCCGTCACCACAATTAAGCACTTTGCATTTGTTTATTACATTAGACCATAATATGAACGTAAAAAAATAAACCAACTGCCTGCTGTTTGAGTATCACAGCGAAGATATACCTATATTTTTATTATAGTTGCAATTTTTACTTTTTTACTTTTCTGCTATGGCAAACACCATTTAATTTAAGACTGGGAGAAAGACGGCTTTAGCAGTTTTTAAAACTCTTATCATcgtaatgaactggatagtttatcCGACATCCTTACCCAGAtatttacaccgtccatcgttgatttgaccagtctggtcagcttcccaggaaagccgtttttatccaagattttccatagctctgtgcaatCGATACTATCGTTTGCCAGCTAAAGGGTTACTACATTGCGGGGATCAAAAaatgatctttttttttattgcataatctgacaattcacattccaaatttcataCAGATTGGAGCACTAGAACCAAAGCTACAGCCCACTGTAGCGCGCGCCCTTCATAAGGCCAAGGCAAAGCGTGAAACTATAAAGGCCATTATCTCAAAATGGTGTTTAAAAAAAAGTTCGTATTTCAAATCTCGAAGTACTGAACGGCTCACATTTCATGCATAAATGCATAGTTGACTAAGAAAAGACTTTGTTTAAGCTATTTATCTACACCAAAAACAACGAATTTTTCGTTGAACATGGATTTTTATCGTGGAAAAAAATTTTTGGTCAACTTAACCGTTCAGTACCTCGAGATTTGAAAtacgaacaattaaaaaaaatacaaatcggTCAACTACCTTTTAAGATATCGTGATGACCGTAAACCACACTTTTTAAAAATACCATTTCGAGATAAGCGAGTTTAAGTTTCGCGCTTTGCCTTGTCCGAATGGAGGGCGCGTGCTACAGTGGGCTATAACTTTGGTTCTAGTGcttcactgccgttctacgcccgattgtcccatgttctataggaatcccatataacatgggacaaatatgcgtagaacggcagttcaATCGTAATGAAATGTGGAATATTATTGCCGTCAATCAtgtcaatagggtcctaaaattacagacgaaatctcgcttatattgaataatacaagcatggtattctaatcggaattgtactttattcgaacttgaaaaacaaaggaataatgagaaaattcgaaatgagtaaaatggtaaatagttctactttgacatttgaggtcaaccttgtgtgactgagctcgacatttttcgcactgggatttcaaaaatgttcactcagaaaaaaatctatactAAATAGTATAAATCTCACTCTAAATCcatttcgcctggttgaccccaggCTTCGTAAAAAGGCATTCTATACTGGCTTAGTATAACCGTGATATAGACATAACCTAGTATAAGACAACAATATTAAAGCTAGTTTAACCAGTATTTATTTGAGATTGTTTAGAGAagatttgttttgtttatctttggtaaaaactaaaaaaaaacaaaattggaaGAAGcaggtttatttattgaaagaatAATTAAATTCCGATAACGATCTGGGTTTTCCCGATTCTCCAGCAGTTTCCAGGTAGCGATGCGCGAAAAACGATGATGTCCGATTTGCGTATGTACGTCGATTCCGTGGCCATGTTCTGCCTTAGCTCGATGCGCTTCACTAGCATCGATTCAATGCCGGGTTCTTTTTGTCCCGAGGCAACTCTGTCCACTAGCGCCGTCATCAGCTTCCGCTATAGAAGTCTTGGCCATCTTCCGGATGATCGCCGTGTGCTCCATGGTCTGCTGCATTTCTGGAGTACTTCCTCCTGCATTCGCTGGCATGCACCAATGAATCCATCATCGCTTTCTGTTCTGGGGCGGTCATTGATTgggtcattcgatacggcgtgcaggctgtttcgcccgattaccggtctgtacatttcctcccttcctacctgcgcgttcatgtcaccgacaacgattttcacatcacgcggcgagcaaccatcgtatgtttgctctaactgcgcgtagaacgcttctttctcgtcatcgggtctcccttcgtgtgggcagtggacgttgatgatgctgtagttgaagaaacggcccttaactctcaacatgcacatctttgcgttgatcggctgccacccgatcacacgttgtcgcatcttgcccaacactataaatcctgttcccagttcattggtggtgccacagctttggtagaaggtagccgctcgatgcccgcttttccacactttctgtccagtccaacaaagttcctgcaacgccacgatgtcgaagttgcggggatgtagttcgtcgtagattatcctgtcacatcctgcgaaacctagtgacttgcaattccatgttccaagtttccaatcgtagtccttatttcgtcgcgtgggtctttgccgattgtatcgagtcgtattttctcctatgatattcgcaatggggatttttacgggtggcttattgagcctacgccaacactcctgtctcgccggagggccatcgtgccagttctgtttaacgtcccaaccaacactaggacgaccacgctgatggggctaccaccttggatctagctgggcgtggtgcagcgtttcttactcagccgctggatgccagaacagacgctgtttgagccgcacctccttggtgaacagacactcggatcgtacctcctcaatctagctgaagtcagaaggacaacagtgcccaggctgcactaccagctaagcacacaactcttagctggcgggagcatgaggtaggaacttgtgaggaccagagctatattggacgctctccttatcgactcaccgttttgcagcccaggtacatataggtacacctgcccaaatgatacaatTGTCTAAGACCTTATGTGGCGGCGGCAAAGGATAAACCACGAGTAATGCTGAAGGTTGCCAAAGCATAGAATATGTTACGAGAAAGCcgaacaacaatcctgcaaagttggtgctcACCACAAGCGTGAATACAGagagaaattttctcagaatcttccaggattctgccgTATAATAAACAGTGCAAAGCATGCTTAAGCATGTTCCCGAAAAGACACCGCTAGGGGTATTGCTCCTGATCTTTGCGATCCCTACCGACCGCGACCGCACATAGCGCCTCTACCTAGATGCAATGCACTTTTGGGCGACGGTGATCACCTTGCCGGCACCGAGTAATAGTGAAACGTGACTCAGATCTTTCTTCCACTCGATGATGACGATCATGAAAGCTACTCGGTAGTTACCTGCTGAACCAGTACCAACACTTTTATGATGATGTGTGTTGGCGGTGTGATCGCGGTCGAAAAATGTCTCCGCGCGCATGTTTCCTCACCTTCAACCGTTCTTTTAGTTGCGGTCGCCCGCGCTCGGCACAGCGGCGACCGCCTGGTGATGATTCGACACAAAGGCGATAATCATGTCACATTTCTCCCCCTaacaaaagatgaaaaaaatcggTATTACATACATACCTACCTACTGTTGTTGGCCGGAGGGAGGACATCCACCCTTTCTCAGTGCCACAGACATACATGCCAGAAGGACGGAATGGGTGTGGAGGTGGATCAGTCGGATCCAATCCACCGGCCATTGTTGATAAGGGCAATACCGTTTCGTTATAAAAAGTGGCCGGAACCGTCGAAAGTGCATCAGTTTGTCAGCAATTGTAGCGCCGTGCGCCAAGTTCCACTCTCGTCAGAGGCCAAAGCTCCACCCGAAGCAGATACGATGAAATACGTTCTAGTGGTACGTGTGATTTAGATGTTGAAGAACTTCAAAAACATTCCGTAGTTCAAGTGAAGTGTTTTGAAAATGTATGGGAACCGGATAATACTTAAAAATCTGCGGAAAAAAGTGAAATACAAGACAAATTTTGTGGAATGTTTTGAGCAACTGTGAGGAAAAACCCCAGAAATTACAGCACGTGTTTTAGAATCAATGGTGTCCATAGCATTCATAGCTGTCAATGAACAAGAGTTTTATTACAAGGACAGTGATATCATGATTGAGTAATACCGAGAAGATCATGGACGAAACCATGGGAAGCAGAATATAATGTGTCACCAAGATCAATCCTATACTTCAAGACTATTAAAATACTCATTGTAAATTTCACAACCGAATTACTTGTAAATGCAAATCGAAGTTCACTGCAGGGCAGGTGTCGGCCACCTTCTTAGATAATAGTTCTAAAAGTCTAACTGGGGCCTGTTAACTTTGAAACCCTGAAATTCACCTGGAAGTTCTTTAAAAAACACATGACTTCTAGAACTCTACATAATGCTACtagatcagcgtttctcaaactatgggtcgcgacccactggtgggtcgcgggctgatttttggtggctcgcgaaggcttgggcaatattgtaataaatgtcttaaTTATCTTAATTGTACTCCCTTGGAAAATCGACAGAGTTATTTTTAGAAGTGCGGTGTCTCTTTAAtgctattcaaaattttgtattataaGTCTTAGTCTGGAGTACATTTAATATTGGCTCTATTGTCtgtgttctgaaatcgattctgaaactatgagttttcaatcaaAAGTATTTTTTGTTGCTTGCAGTTTGCATTGTCTGTTGAatatttacccaagtaacacacatgttatataagagttacgacagcgcaagttttggttgtatagaagtttattttacgttatttcaacacaatgttagaataacgtaaaataaacgtctatacaaccaaaacttgcgctgtcgtaactctattataacatgtgtgttgcttgggtacataccaagttcagcagttgaaatatcaaaaaaaaaagatttatcaaAAACCAGCAATAACTTActaaacttcgacaagaaacctgAACTTTACCGAATTTAAGTAAAGGTTAACTTCGGAAAAATTCTGATGAGTATCGATAATCCGAACTTTCGCAGAAATCAGAACAACTGAAAAtgattgcaataaaaatataaataaaataagtgtgtCTGACCATCCAGCAGAAATATAATTCTGAAAATTCAACTTGATGACTCATTTTGTCATTTTGTAGTAGAttttaaagttctgcagaagTACAAAACTGCTATTACATCTTTAAAGAATCTGtataaatatattttgttttgtttatttctgcAATATGTGAGAGAAAACCAAAAACCTGTTTTGAAGTGCTGCTTGAAGTCAGActtgattggaaacttggaaacttatctcaaattctttaGACTAAGAGTTTGCCGAAACTGGACACTTGGGTACCTTAATCTTACtttgactttttcaaaaaaaaacagaaagagtATAATAGTAAATTGATCCAAAGCCTATGGAaatgataaaatgtatttattaaaGTCAGTCCAAATTTACAAAACTGACGTATTTTATGGAAATACGCCAAGTAcgccaaattctttaaaaaccaaaagtgggtcgcaagctgaaaaagtttgagaacccctgtactAGATGGATAAACcacacatcatttttttttaaatgcttccAGCACCAAAAAACAGCAAAATGAATTGctgaatttcatcaaaatttttgctgaatatTAGCACatcgttgctgatcaactgtcaaaatgctggatggttcagcTAGTTGAaaaataatggggcacgttcggtgaagtactagatttgtagtaatgagctgaattttagtatggtgagaaggtctattctccgtttctgcaatgaaatagtgcaaaaagcgtgggtattgtgattccttgcctaatttgatgctgtttgagaaaaactttggataactatgttgtttatgttgcaagaaatggagaaaacaacaacactgttgcccaaagttttactcaaacagcatcaaattaggcaaggaatcataatacccacgctttttgcatcatttcattgcagaaacagagaattgaccttctcaccatactaaaattcagctcattactacaaatctagtacttcaccgatctatcctattgctgatactcagtaaattcctATTGCTGAATAAAatgagcacaaaaaaaatcagcaaagtttgctgaataccagcaaacaaaatttgcagtgcagGTTTACGAGATAAGCGAAGGTACAGTAATTGGCCCTTAGCTGAGTTACAGTTAAAAAACAAGCATTGAAGTTCAAAAAGTTTTCTAACTGCAATTCCTCTAAGGGTCAATTTATGCACCTTCGCTTAACTCATAAACCTGTTTTATCCATACCTAGTTCAACAGGTCAGGTTCAACCTAGATCAAGACCTAAGCGGAAACGAAAAATTGGACCTAAATACATCAGTGCAACAGTTTTTCAGTTATCGCATTATTATTGAAAAGTCAACATTTTGTAGATAGAATGTCTATATAAAGAAatgtcccatatagccgaggcggtaaacgcacgggtattcagcatgaccatgctgagggtgacgggttcgattcccggtcggtccaggatcttttcgtaaaggaaatttccttgacttccttgggcatagagtatcttcgtgcctgccacacgatatacacatgcaaaatggtcattggcagaggaagctctcagttaaaaactgtggaagtgctcatagaacactaagctgagaagcaggctttgtcccagtgaggacgttacgccaagaagaggagagagaggagaggATAAAGAAATGTCGTCATACGTTTCTCTagacattcttttagaaattctaattTGTCACAAGGATTATGGTTTTGTAACAGAAAAACAAACTGTTTAATAATCAGGAAAACAAATTTCCTGAGTcagagaaaaaatcgaaaaaatcaaattttggtacatcagaataaaaatacaatagaaaaaccgaACATATTGTAACATACATTCTATAAATCATACTATGTTGTGTTACTTGGTAATACTCCTGTTAACGGCTTCTGAGGCCTGTCAACTATACAAGCCTAAATATAAAGTGAtttgtttctttaaaaaaatgaaaatgaaatagaATCTTTGATTGTTTGGACTAGAAGCTATAAAGTTCAACATAACTAAACGGTGCTTTAGGAACTTTCCTAAATGGCTTGAATAACTCATGATgaataacctgggcttgttagaggaatatctgtaagtaaaaagaaaatcgtattaagtactgttcctttgaattcagtaacaaattttgaaaacgacgtataatcaatggtgtagcattgattatacgtcgttttcaaaatttgttactgaattccactaagaatttgcatcctttgacagataggtatatggcggcggcgggcacaaataaccgattcgagttttgacgtttcttggggatcgtaaTCGGTTGGCGCCAAAAAACGGCggatgaaggggtgaggaggagaatgaaactgttttgactttcccccaagaaacgccaaaatccgaaccggttggatatgtcCACCGCCGCCatcaccgctcgcggataagtggataggaggcaccagtggcgtagccagaaattgtctctgggaggggttttcaatggtcacacggtgtgtctggtagaacaaaattaatttaaaaaaatcggtatcgctaaaacacccaccaaacgaaagctgaaggtcccctctttcatatGAGACTAaattgagaaagttctatcggcgggccaagaacaatttttttcaaatattactatctttGAGACTTGTGTTATTTTccttttcaaccttgagtgtaaccAAATGGGCATGCATGAGGTcacccattagtaacgtgtccttttaaaagagtaaactgGTCAAATTAAAAATTTCCCTCACAAAATGttgcttagacataaagtgcaaaaaaatatttaaggcagttgaaaTAGAATTTCAGCTGTATTTGGACATATGTACAAATAAACTTTGCCTTTTAtacatggtcggcgttaagtcagaggggaccaagtaacaaaattgtcgaaaattagatttttaaggcatttgattgAGGATTACTTTGGcaacttggaacattcacccgattttcaaaatgttacaattaacgagagttatagcacaatttcttttgattgaactgcgaaaatcgataatagtgtgcagtcagaggggaccaaatgcttgatgtcaagagaattgaaaaaatatgtattggtcaAAAGccaataatcaaaatagtttatcatcaaaatataatacgtttccaaatcgtatgactcccttacgcattttctgatgattattgatcaagaaagcacgtgaaaaccCATTTTATgttggtcaatatcgtattttacagatcatcgtgttgaagcatattctGGCATTTCGcgttcagacagagtggaccatgtgtctctaagaaaaatagttgaaattaccttattcttcgttatcctttccaaatcaaaatttgtttgtttAGCAGCTGTTGGGCATCAAATTGAAATGTACcattacccgtttcatgaagaaagtgattttaccgattatttaataatcgtgtacttggttcactctgactgaacgaatttttgaaaaacgccagtccTCTAAATAAATTCTTATggactgtgtaactacaatatttcaaaaacgtaccgaactgtgaaaatacgttcaaaagttgttggctattaaatgttcaagttaagaattcttaaacagctcaataattgactacccttcgtgATATTGTACtgttgtacttggttcactctgacagaacataaaaattgaaaatggtagtcATCAGTGCAatgacagaaatatcaaatttcaaacttcctgctcacattatacacctctcctattaactgttgtcctactagtgcattattttttcatcaaatatgtaaaaacttgagtgcgaagtgtagttggttgtagattttccaaaaatcgttcagtcagagtggactaagtacaatcaattacttagcaatttctcggtttcaagctttattgtACGTTTTTTCGCGATGAATACAGAGCtatgctttgatgaatagttattaagatttatggcagaAATTCAAgtgcatttgttgaaaaactcaaaatttatagagttgcaaactttaaagtcgtttttctagaaattaggtaaaagacacatggtccgctctgacttaacgccgac contains the following coding sequences:
- the LOC109408067 gene encoding uncharacterized protein LOC109408067; translation: MIRHKGDNHVTFLPLTKDEKNRYYIHTYLLLLAGGRTSTLSQCHRHTCQKDGMGVEVDQSDPIHRPLLIRAIPFRYKKWPEPSKVHQFVSNCSAVRQVPLSSEAKAPPEADTMKYVLVTIALLVLAVALVSALPAVQDESLFGNPVEVQEVDVINPQDPQAFFKLRKLKRLLFLG